CCGGGATCGACCCCGAGCTGATGCAGGGCTTCGTCACCGCACTGGAACGCGGTCGCGACGTGATCGGCGAGCAGTCCGAGCGGATCCGCCAACTGCTCGCCACGGCGCAGGTGTCGGCTCTGGGCCTGCAACCGATCAAACAGGTCGAGGGCTGGATCGACGACGAGCTGCCGGGGCTGCGCAAGCGCAACGAGACCATCCGGGCAAGCGAGAATTTCGCGCCCTGGATGCCCGGCTCCGGACTGGTCGGCTACCACGAGGGGAAGATCCTCTCCCCTGCGGAGGCGCAGAAGCAGGGCACAGCACTGGGCAAGCGCTTCCTGGCCATCGAGCCGGTGGACACGCCCTGGTTCGGACGCCCCTCCTCGGACGCGTACGCGCGAATCGTCAAGGAGCTGGCCGCCCACAAGAACGACGCCGACTTCACCGCCGCCTTCTTCGCCGCCCTCGGCACAGAACGCACCCTCGAACTCCCCACCCTGCTGCGCAAGAACCTGGACTCCCCCAGCCCCCAGCCGTCCGCCGGCCCGATCCGTCCCGATGACGAGGTGCTCCGCGCGGTGAGCCAGGCATTCGGTACGGCGGTCACCGCGGGATCGCGCGTCCCGGGCTTCGCCACGATCAAGGACGCGATACGGAGCGCGGGTCCCAAGGCGGGCCTGCTGCTGAGCGGGGGGAAGTTTCCCGCCGAGTGGCTGACGGACGTGGTGCTGAAGCAGGGGCTGGCCGATCCCAAGAAGATCGGTACGGGATTCCTCTACGCGCTGGGCAACAACCCGGCCGCCGCGCGGCAGGCGATCGCGGCGGTGGCCGGGCCGTACGCCAAGGACCAGACGAAGCTGAAGACGTTCCTGAAGAACTTCAACGATCACGCCGGTGGCAAGCACCTGAGCGCGTCCGACAAGAGAGACGCCTTCGGGCGCATGCTGGCCGCGGCCTCGGGCGCCTACGACGAGGAGGACGGCAGGCACAGCGCGGAGTCGGCCGCGTTCGCCTTCACCGTGATGACGACGCTCGACGATCTCAGACTCGGTCAGGAGGTCCGGGTCCACCTGGCCGAGATCGCCGGCGCGTACACCACAGAGATCACCGAGGGCGCGAACATCGGTGACGCGAACATGACCGAGGACAGCGCGCTGAAGCCCTCTACCTCGGCGTTCGGCCTGAAATCGGCGTTCACGCTGAGCCCGAAGGACACCTACCGCTTCCTCAAGCTCTTCGCCGACTCGGCCGAGAACCTCGCCCCGTTCGACGAGGGGATGGGCCGGTTCTCGCAGAAGGTGATCGCCGACGCGTCGGCGATCACCAGGAAGACCGGCGACGTCGAGCACCTGGACCGGGTGTTCACCGCTCTGGGAAACGCGCGGGGCTTCGA
Above is a genomic segment from Streptosporangium album containing:
- a CDS encoding DUF6571 family protein — its product is MASGTGPLSPDFTGIDPELMQGFVTALERGRDVIGEQSERIRQLLATAQVSALGLQPIKQVEGWIDDELPGLRKRNETIRASENFAPWMPGSGLVGYHEGKILSPAEAQKQGTALGKRFLAIEPVDTPWFGRPSSDAYARIVKELAAHKNDADFTAAFFAALGTERTLELPTLLRKNLDSPSPQPSAGPIRPDDEVLRAVSQAFGTAVTAGSRVPGFATIKDAIRSAGPKAGLLLSGGKFPAEWLTDVVLKQGLADPKKIGTGFLYALGNNPAAARQAIAAVAGPYAKDQTKLKTFLKNFNDHAGGKHLSASDKRDAFGRMLAAASGAYDEEDGRHSAESAAFAFTVMTTLDDLRLGQEVRVHLAEIAGAYTTEITEGANIGDANMTEDSALKPSTSAFGLKSAFTLSPKDTYRFLKLFADSAENLAPFDEGMGRFSQKVIADASAITRKTGDVEHLDRVFTALGNARGFELAAIEKVQGNLDMIDKQRDDLVGFIRDTAIGGASMVLAPTTSATLAWSALSTSLSAKGAFGGDDETRVNRADKEDDLATLGRQHTYAQVLMANGFTPKVTPTEYQADCPPGVAIADANGELRPFADLIKQGNKGLEAFEKWAAVNGMGRDDDLSLGELSNRTANRFDGGNKRGRGRALAFDS